The Syntrophorhabdus sp. region CTGATGCCGCTTCCTCTCCTTTGGGATGGGGCGGGCACGGGCCGTCAGGTTCGTGAACCGCCCCGCGTAAAGGATCTGACAAGGAGGAAAGGGATGTCAGGTAAAGAAACGAGATACACGCTGTGGTATGAGGAAACGCGGGGTGACGATTTCAACTTCGTGGGAAAAAAGAACGCCAACCTGGGCGAAATGATCAGCGCCGGCATCAGGGTGAGTCCCGGTTTCTGCATCACTATAAACGCCAACGACAGGTTCATCACCGACACGGGGATACGGGAGAAGATCGAGACCTATGTGAAAGACATTGGCCCCGTGGCCCTGGAGACGACGAGAAGGGCGAGTGAATACGCGATCGGTCTCATTGAATCATGCGCGATACCGGCGGAGATCGAGGACGAGATCCTGACGGGCTACCGGAGGCTTTCTCAAATGTCGGGTGGCACCGATGTGCCCGTCGCGGTGAGGAGCAGCGGGGCGATATCCATGCCGGGTCAGATGGAAACCTACCTGAACATTCGGGGCGAGAAGGATCTCATAGAATACGTGAAGAAGTGTTGGAGCAGTGCCTATAACGTGGAAGCCATCATGTACCGGGCCAACAGGGGGATGGGTTTTCTCTTCAACATCGGGGTCGGTATCCCCAGGATGGTCAATTCCCGGGTGTCCGGTATCATATTCACCATAAACCCCCTCAACGGCGATCCTTCGAAGATCTCCATCGACGCGAGCTACGGGTTGGGCGAGGCTGTTGTGAGCGGTCTTGTCACTCCCGATACGTTCCTTGTGGACAAGATCACCCTGGATCCGGTGAAGACCACGGTGGGGAGCAAAGAGGTCAGGTGCGTCTACCGCCAGAATGGCAGCGACATTGTTCAGACAGACGTGCCCGACGACATGCGCCGGAGGCTCTGCGTTTCTCCCGAGGAAGTGCGTGAGCTCTGCCGTCTTGGCAAGTTGATAGAGGAGTACTATGGAAAGGCCTACGACATCGAGTTTGGGATCGATGCCGATCTGCCGTTTCCGGACAACATCATCATACTGCAGGTCAGACCCGAATCCGTCTGGAGCAAGAAGGAAGTGGCCGCCAAAACGGAGCGGAAGAAGGATCCCATGGAAAGGATCCTCGGTCAGCTTCTGACGGGCGTCAGGCTGAAGTGAGAGGCAAAAGCCGGGGAATGGTTAAAAGGACCCTGCTTATAGTAGCCACGTTGGACACGAAGGGCAAAGAGGCCGCCTACGTGAAGGAGTGCGTCGAGTCTCTGGGTGTGGATGTCCTCGTAATGAACGTGGGAACGATGTCTGAACCCTCAATGGGGGCCGACTTTTCCCTTGAGAACGTCTTGAAGGCGGCGGGCCGGGGTCCGTTCCCGGGCACATCGGGTGTGCTTCGCCGCTCCGAAGCGGTTGAAGCGGTGCAAGAGGGTGGGATTGCCATCGCGCGGAGGCTGTTGAGCGAAGGACGTGTGGACGGCATACTCGGTCTTGGTGGAGGCACCGGTACCTCAATTGCCGCCGCTGTCATGCGGTCTTTGCCCTTCGGAATACCGAAGGTGATGGTCTCCACGGTGGCCTCACGGGATGTCAGGCAGTACGTCGGAACAAAGGACATCGTCATGTTCCACAGCGTGGCGGACCTTTTGGGATGGAACCATTTTGTCGGTCGGGTCCTTCAACAGGCGGCCCATGCCGTTTATGCCATGATGGAGGTCGGTGTCACAGGAAAAGAGGGGAGGCCGATGGTGGCCGTCACAGCCTACGGGATAAACTCGCGCTGCGCCATGAATGTGGAACCCCTGCTTGAGGAGAGGGGATACGAGATGATCGGTTTCCACGCAAACGGCGTCGGTGGAATGGCAATGGAGGAGATGACGGGTGAAGGGCTCATAGAGGGTGTGCTCGATCTCACGGTCCACGAGGTGGCGGACGAGATGTTCGGGGGTTATTGCAGGGGGATCGGGCAAAGAAGGTTCAGGGCTGCGGGCGAAGTCGGGATACCCCTCCTTGTGGCCCCCGGAGGTCTTGACAACGCGGTCTTCAGCCCGTTCTATCCGATGCCGGACAGGCTGAAAGGCAGAAGGCGGCGCGATCATGACGACAGGTTCTGTGTTCGCATGGAGCGTGAAGAGATGATCGTCTTCGCGAGGATCATCGCTGAAAGGCTGAATGATTCCCGAGGACAGGTCTTTGTGCTCATACCATCGCGGGGCTTCTCAGAGGCCGACAGACAGGGCGAGGAGCTTTACGACCCCGAGACGGACCGGGTTTTCACCGAGGAGTTGAAAGGGTTGCTCAGGGAAGACATTGCCCTTGAAGAGATGGATGCGCACATAAGCGACCCCGAGTTTGCGAGCCGCGCGGTGTATGTCATCGACACGATGATCCGGGCGAGACGTCAGGCCGGGACAGAGAAGCCTGAAGCGGGACGTCAAGCATGAGAGATGCGTTATTGACGGATCTGGTAGAGGAGAAGGGGGCATTCAGGATATCGGCCGTCCT contains the following coding sequences:
- a CDS encoding phenylphosphate synthase subunit beta — translated: MSGKETRYTLWYEETRGDDFNFVGKKNANLGEMISAGIRVSPGFCITINANDRFITDTGIREKIETYVKDIGPVALETTRRASEYAIGLIESCAIPAEIEDEILTGYRRLSQMSGGTDVPVAVRSSGAISMPGQMETYLNIRGEKDLIEYVKKCWSSAYNVEAIMYRANRGMGFLFNIGVGIPRMVNSRVSGIIFTINPLNGDPSKISIDASYGLGEAVVSGLVTPDTFLVDKITLDPVKTTVGSKEVRCVYRQNGSDIVQTDVPDDMRRRLCVSPEEVRELCRLGKLIEEYYGKAYDIEFGIDADLPFPDNIIILQVRPESVWSKKEVAAKTERKKDPMERILGQLLTGVRLK
- a CDS encoding UPF0261 family protein produces the protein MVKRTLLIVATLDTKGKEAAYVKECVESLGVDVLVMNVGTMSEPSMGADFSLENVLKAAGRGPFPGTSGVLRRSEAVEAVQEGGIAIARRLLSEGRVDGILGLGGGTGTSIAAAVMRSLPFGIPKVMVSTVASRDVRQYVGTKDIVMFHSVADLLGWNHFVGRVLQQAAHAVYAMMEVGVTGKEGRPMVAVTAYGINSRCAMNVEPLLEERGYEMIGFHANGVGGMAMEEMTGEGLIEGVLDLTVHEVADEMFGGYCRGIGQRRFRAAGEVGIPLLVAPGGLDNAVFSPFYPMPDRLKGRRRRDHDDRFCVRMEREEMIVFARIIAERLNDSRGQVFVLIPSRGFSEADRQGEELYDPETDRVFTEELKGLLREDIALEEMDAHISDPEFASRAVYVIDTMIRARRQAGTEKPEAGRQA